The Cataglyphis hispanica isolate Lineage 1 chromosome 5, ULB_Chis1_1.0, whole genome shotgun sequence genome has a segment encoding these proteins:
- the LOC126849773 gene encoding LOW QUALITY PROTEIN: membrane-bound transcription factor site-2 protease (The sequence of the model RefSeq protein was modified relative to this genomic sequence to represent the inferred CDS: inserted 2 bases in 1 codon) gives MDVLSILVAITLIHCSLFFFDIFFKSCSHFPYFYFLENTGLEIQFLRIKWFTTAFNRKIIKWGMDRSRFWTAWFNAGVIISIILLPIATIIILKMTFNLWLAGSSSDSSSGVILEPMLPGVDVPFNEMGYYTITLAICSIVHELGHALAAAXEDVQLFGLGILIVFTIPIAYVNINNEQLVALPLKNQLRITCAGIWHNIILATVAAAILVFSTWLWAPLYNVGTGVYVKNILPNSPVLGPTGLLEHDVIYKLNNCPIKHSEDWYDCILHTVQHSTPGYCVKQSFIQDYDESVPAKQKANGAVNCCTTDSEMGGSLCFEYIEGPQAAPLHLPPHSCLPVRAMINQSQNFCQASHECLSQDTHCMKPSLDNVTKIVQIKRKVGKDVLYFGHPADIYRTVDVSDWIPKYSFVYPKLPESMALLCKYITVFSAGLAIINIVPCFFLDGQYIINIVVLYLLNSMPHNKNIREATILTITSIGTLLLTINLMYLLINKLL, from the exons atgGATGTTTTAAGCATATTGGTTGCAATAACTCTGATACATTgttcattattcttttttgatatattttttaag TCTTGTTCACATTTTCcgtatttctattttctggAGAACACTGGCttagaaattcaatttttgagAATAAAGTGGTTTACAACTGCTTTCaatcgcaaaattataaaatgggGAATGGATCGTTCTAGATTTTGGACTGCTTGGTTCAATGCTGGTGTCATTATCAGCATTATACTCTTACCAATAGctactatcattattttaaagatgacATTTAATTTGTGGCTGGCTGGATCTTCAAGTGATAGTAGTTCAGGAGTTATATTAGAACCTATG ttACCAGGTGTGGATGTTCCATTCAATGAAATGggttattatacaataacacTAGCAATATGTAGTATAGTTCATGAATTAGGACATGCCCTTGCTGCAGC AGAAGATGTACAGCTTTTCGGTTTAGGAATTTTGATTGTTTTTACAATTCCAATAgcttatgtaaatataaacaatgaaCAACTAGTCGCATTGCCATTGAAAAATCAGTTACGCATTACGTGTGCAGGAATTTGGCACAATATTATTCTTGCTACAGTAGCAGCAGCAATTCTTGTATTTTCTACATGGCTATGGGCACCACTTTATAATGTTGGCACTGGAGTTTATGTGAAGAATATTTTACCA aattcACCAGTATTAGGACCAACTGGTCTTTTGGAAcatgatgtaatatataaattaaataattgcccTATAAAGCATAGTGAAGATTGGTATGATTGTATATTGCATACAGTGCAACATTCAACTCCTGGTTATTGTGTTAAACAATCATTTATCcag GATTATGACGAGTCAGTACCAGCTAAGCAGAAAGCAAATGGAGCTGTAAATTGTTGCACAACTGATAGTGAAATGGGTGGTAGTTTatgttttgaatatattgaagGGCCGCAAGCTGCTCCTCTTCATTTACCACCACATTCTTGCCTTCCAGTGAGAGCAATGATTAATCAGTCACAAAATTTCTGTCAAGCTAGTCACGAATGTTTATCTCAAGATACTCATTGTATGAAACCTTCCTTAGATAATGTAACAAag ATTGTACAAATAAAGAGGAAAGTAGGTAAAGATGTCCTATACTTTGGACATCCAGCAGATATTTATAGGACTGTTGATGTATCAGATTGGATACCAAAGTATTCTTTTGTATACCCCAAATTGCCTGAATCAATGGCATTACTTTGCAAATACATCACAGTATTCTCAGCAGGGttagcaattattaatattgtgccTTGCTTCTTTCTGGATggtcaatatattataaacatagttgtactttatttattgaattccaTGCcacataacaaaaatatcagaGAAGCCACAATACTTACAATTACAAGCATAGGTACATTACTTCTTACAATAAACTTAATGTATTTacttatcaataaattactaTGA
- the LOC126849781 gene encoding zinc finger protein 836-like isoform X2: MFSPIQIKHECINVEDVNTNRIRTSDNSIYPFINQDVEYKHRQLSQFWEQAQLSNEMSAKNEIHDQQAMFQAEDTGSLPYMKDYAQNSIFYQVNQEDGNNQIQTNQCHQGTNSVIIVQENKQSQLSQDLQNIGNINQTFTAQPPIIVKNNRLGRPSKSSMESTMGKKTKCQCEICFKEFGHKSNLFIHMRTHNGERPYKCNQCEKCFTHSGNLAIHMRTHSGERPYGCQICGKMFSHSGNLSTHLRTHSGVKPYKCSVCGKEFRHSGNLSIHERIHSGIKPFQCKICGKEFYHSGNLTTHMKKHPVNTNTNAIDCENDQKHILHSEIDANNTASSNYFNNVSLMLNDDIKSIHNTNNMVPIKNESTDDTVLNTVG; encoded by the exons ATGTTTAGTCctatacaaataaaacatgAATGCATAAATGTAGAAGATGTAAATACCAATAGAATCAGGACTTCAGATAATTCCATATACCCTTTTATCAATCAAGATGTTGAATATAAACACCGCCAGTTATCTCAATTTTGGGAGCAAGCACAGTTATCGAATGAGATGTCtgcgaaaaatgaaattcatGATCAACAGGCTATGTTCCAGGCAGAA GATACAGGGAGTTTACCGTATATGAAGGATTATGCACAAAATAGTATATTCTATCAAGTTAATCAAGAAGATGGCAACAATCAAATACAGACAAATCAATGCCATCAAGGTACAAACAGTGTTATCATAGTACAAGAGAATAAACAATCACAGCTATCACAAGATCTGCAAAATAtaggaaatattaatcaaacttTCACAGCACAACCACCAATCATTGTAAAAAACAATCGTCTTGGGAGACCATCAAAAAGTTCTATGGAGTCTACTAtgggaaaaaaaacaaaatgtcaaTGTGAGATTTGCTTTAAAGAGTTTGGACACAagagcaatttatttatacatatgagaACTCATAATGGAGAACGGccatataaatgtaatcaatGTGAAAAGTGTTTTACGCATAGTGGAAATTTGGCTATTCATATGAGAACACATTCTGGTGAACGACCATATGGTTGCCAGATATGTGGAAAAATGTTTAGTCATAGTGGCAATCTCTCTACTCATTTGAGAACTCATTCAGGTGTGAAACCTTACAAATGTAGCGTGTGTGGTAAAGAGTTTAGGCATAGTGGCAACTTATCAATACATGAGAGGATACATTCCGGAATTAAACCATTTCAATGTAAAATCTGTGGGAAGGAATTTTATCATAGCGGTAATTTGACAACTCATATGAAGAAACATCCTGTAAATACAAACACAAATGCAATCGACTGTGAAAATGATCAAAAGCATATATTACATTCTGAGATAGATGCTAACAATACTGcttcttcaaattattttaataatgtatcttTAATGCTCAATGATGACATTAAATCTAtacataatactaataatatggttcctataaaaaatgaaagtacAGATGATACTGTATTAAACACTGTAGGATGA
- the LOC126849800 gene encoding transcription initiation factor IIA subunit 2: protein MSYQLYRNTTLGNTLQESLDELIQYGQITPQLAIKVLLQFDKAINQALATRVKSRLTFKAGKLNTYRFCDNVWTFMLNDVEFREVQEVAIVDKVKIVACDGKTLDTDGAAKR from the exons ATGTCTTACCAATTATATAGGAATACTACGTTGGGAAATACACTTCAAGAAAGCCTCGACGAACTGATACag TATGGACAGATAACACCACAGCTTGCAATAAAGGTGTTGCTACAATTTGATAAAGCTATTAATCAAGCTCTTGCAACAAGAGTTAAATCGAGACTTACATTTAAG GCTGGCAAATTAAACACTTACAGATTTTGTGATAATGTGTGGACTTTTATGCTAAATGATGTTGAATTTCGTGAAGTTCAAGAGGTTGCGATAGtagataaagtaaaaattgttgCCTGTGATGGAAAAA ctttggACACAGATGGGGCTGCAAAACGATAA
- the LOC126849783 gene encoding 8-oxo-dGDP phosphatase NUDT18 isoform X2, whose amino-acid sequence MSDFIENQVQLLLAGQALENDDICNVHTLASDTIGAKSGQLTGHVPICSKTVTYIVAAVVINDQGEVLMMQEAKASCTGKWYIPAGRVEKNENLINAVKREVLEETGLVIAPTTLILVECANGTWFRFVFTGDIVGGVLKTPDQANEESLQACWIRNINDLPLRSNDIIYLLDRGTSYVSNKSTSQHPYLMPMTKPHTKLLLRLVVTSKKRATNRLHVLISDTEQYNLPICEINPNRSLLSTLHSFMTEIFGNDVAQHKPHGLLSIEFSAGQGGDGLCLTLLVSFKLPLEDVPIIGKYIWHELSENVAEALATRLPRNMTVPLKVVR is encoded by the exons atGTCAGATTTTATAGAGAATCAAGTTCAATTACTGCTTGCCGGACAAGCATTAGAAAATGATGACATATGTAATGTACATACCCTGGCAAGTGACACAATAG gTGCAAAATCAGGTCAACTAACAGGACATGTTCCCATTTGCTCGAAAACAGTGACATACATAGTTGCTGCTGTTGTTATAAATGATCAAGGTGAAGTATTAATGATGCAAGAAGCAAAAGCTTCTTGTACTGGAAAGTGGTACATACCAGCTGGTAGAgtagagaaaaatgaaaatctgATAAATGCTGTGAAAAGGGAAGTCTTAGAAGAGACAGGTCTAGTAATAGCGCCAACAACTCTAATATTGGTAGAATGTGCAAATGGTACATGGTTTCGCTTTGTATTTACTGGAGATATAGTTGGTGGTGTTCTAAAAACACCTGATCAGGCAAATGAGGAATCCTTACAAGCATGTTGGAtacgaaatataaatgatttgcCACTAAGATccaatgatattatatatctccTAGACAGAGGCACAAGTTATGTTTCAAATAAGTCTACTTCTCAACATCCTTATTTAATGCCTATGACCAAACCACATACAAAACTATTGCTGAGATTAGTAGTCACATCCAAAAAAAGAGCAAC gAACAGATTACATGTGCTTATATCTGATACTGAACAATATAATCTACcaatttgtgaaattaatcCAAATCGTAGTTTACTGTCTACTTTACATAGCTTTATGACA gaaatattTGGAAACGATGTAGCACAACATAAACCACATGGTTTATTGTCTATAGAATTTAGTGCTGGACAAGGAGGAGACGGTCTATGCTTGACATTATTGGTGTCCTTCAAATTGCCTTTGGAAGATGTGCCtataattggaaaatatatttggcatGAGCTTTCTGAAAATGTAGCAGAAGCTCTTGCAACACGTCTGCCGCGAAACATGACTGTCCCTTTAAAAGTCGTACGTTAA
- the LOC126849784 gene encoding replication factor C subunit 5, whose product MTSTDEQHANLPWVEKYRPKSLDELISHETIIKTINKFIDENQLPHLLLYGPPGTGKTSTILACARKLYTPAQFNSMVLELNASDDRGIGIVRGQILSFASTGTMYKSAFKLIILDEADAMTIDAQNALRRIIEKYTDNVRFCIICNYLSKIIPALQSRCTRFRFLPLAIEQIVPRLNYVIEAENLKVTEDGKEALITLSGGDMRKVISVLQSTWFAYGEVNQKNVYNCVGHPLPSDIHAIINWLLNESYDICYKKIQELKLNKGLALQDILTEIHLYVVKIDFPNSVFIDLLCKMAEIEKRLASGCRDIVQINSLISAFYKVRDIET is encoded by the exons ATGACATCCACCGATGAACAACATGCTAATTTACCATG ggtTGAGAAATACCGTCCCAAAAGTTTGGATGAACTTATTTCTcatgaaacaataataaagacga TAAACAAATTCATCGATGAAAATCAGCTACCACACCTGCTTCTTTATGGACCACCTGGGACAGGAAAAACCAGCACTATACTAGCATGTGCTCGTAAACTTTATACTCCAGCACAATTCAATTCAatg gTGCTGGAATTAAATGCTTCTGATGACAGAGGCATAGGTATTGTACGTGGccaaattttaagttttgcCAGTACAGGTACTATGTATAAATCTGCAttcaagttaattattttggaTGAAGCAGATGCCATGACAATTGATGCTCAAAATGCACTCAGAAGAA TTATTGAGAAATATACGGATAATGTACGTTTTTGCATCATATGCAATTACCTTAGTAAAATCATACCAGCTTTGCAGTCTCGTTGTACCAGATTTAGGTTTCTACCTCTTGCAATAGAACAAATAGTGCCAAGATTAAATTACGTTATTGAAGCAGAGAA cttAAAAGTTACAGAGGATGGAAAGGAAGCGTTAATAACATTGAGCGGTGGTGATATGAGGAAAGTAATAAGTGTTCTTCAAAGTACATGGTTTGCTTATGGTGaagtaaatcaaaagaatgtatataattgtgttgGACATCCATTACCAAGTGATATTCATGCTATTATAAATTGGTTGCTTAATGAATCGTATGATATATGTTACAAAA aaattcaaGAGTTGAAGTTGAACAAAGGACTTGCGTTGCAGGATATATTGACggaaattcatttatatgtaGTTAAAA ttgattTTCCCAATTCAGTATTCATCGATTTATTGTGCAAAATggcagaaatagaaaaaagattggCCTCTGGATGTCGCGATATTGTTCAAATAAATTCGCTCATATCTGCATTCTACAAAGTTCGTGATATCGAAACATGA
- the LOC126849781 gene encoding zinc finger protein 836-like isoform X1, protein MKQSNCRWRSQIFNKNDFGTLGTKRLEILMFSPIQIKHECINVEDVNTNRIRTSDNSIYPFINQDVEYKHRQLSQFWEQAQLSNEMSAKNEIHDQQAMFQAEDTGSLPYMKDYAQNSIFYQVNQEDGNNQIQTNQCHQGTNSVIIVQENKQSQLSQDLQNIGNINQTFTAQPPIIVKNNRLGRPSKSSMESTMGKKTKCQCEICFKEFGHKSNLFIHMRTHNGERPYKCNQCEKCFTHSGNLAIHMRTHSGERPYGCQICGKMFSHSGNLSTHLRTHSGVKPYKCSVCGKEFRHSGNLSIHERIHSGIKPFQCKICGKEFYHSGNLTTHMKKHPVNTNTNAIDCENDQKHILHSEIDANNTASSNYFNNVSLMLNDDIKSIHNTNNMVPIKNESTDDTVLNTVG, encoded by the exons ATGAAGCAGTCAAACTGTCG ATGGCGTTCACAGATATTCAACAAAAATGACTTTGGAACTCTTGGAACAAAGAGATTGGAAATTCTT ATGTTTAGTCctatacaaataaaacatgAATGCATAAATGTAGAAGATGTAAATACCAATAGAATCAGGACTTCAGATAATTCCATATACCCTTTTATCAATCAAGATGTTGAATATAAACACCGCCAGTTATCTCAATTTTGGGAGCAAGCACAGTTATCGAATGAGATGTCtgcgaaaaatgaaattcatGATCAACAGGCTATGTTCCAGGCAGAA GATACAGGGAGTTTACCGTATATGAAGGATTATGCACAAAATAGTATATTCTATCAAGTTAATCAAGAAGATGGCAACAATCAAATACAGACAAATCAATGCCATCAAGGTACAAACAGTGTTATCATAGTACAAGAGAATAAACAATCACAGCTATCACAAGATCTGCAAAATAtaggaaatattaatcaaacttTCACAGCACAACCACCAATCATTGTAAAAAACAATCGTCTTGGGAGACCATCAAAAAGTTCTATGGAGTCTACTAtgggaaaaaaaacaaaatgtcaaTGTGAGATTTGCTTTAAAGAGTTTGGACACAagagcaatttatttatacatatgagaACTCATAATGGAGAACGGccatataaatgtaatcaatGTGAAAAGTGTTTTACGCATAGTGGAAATTTGGCTATTCATATGAGAACACATTCTGGTGAACGACCATATGGTTGCCAGATATGTGGAAAAATGTTTAGTCATAGTGGCAATCTCTCTACTCATTTGAGAACTCATTCAGGTGTGAAACCTTACAAATGTAGCGTGTGTGGTAAAGAGTTTAGGCATAGTGGCAACTTATCAATACATGAGAGGATACATTCCGGAATTAAACCATTTCAATGTAAAATCTGTGGGAAGGAATTTTATCATAGCGGTAATTTGACAACTCATATGAAGAAACATCCTGTAAATACAAACACAAATGCAATCGACTGTGAAAATGATCAAAAGCATATATTACATTCTGAGATAGATGCTAACAATACTGcttcttcaaattattttaataatgtatcttTAATGCTCAATGATGACATTAAATCTAtacataatactaataatatggttcctataaaaaatgaaagtacAGATGATACTGTATTAAACACTGTAGGATGA
- the LOC126849783 gene encoding 8-oxo-dGDP phosphatase NUDT18 isoform X1: MSDFIENQVQLLLAGQALENDDICNVHTLASDTIGMSNHLYGAKSGQLTGHVPICSKTVTYIVAAVVINDQGEVLMMQEAKASCTGKWYIPAGRVEKNENLINAVKREVLEETGLVIAPTTLILVECANGTWFRFVFTGDIVGGVLKTPDQANEESLQACWIRNINDLPLRSNDIIYLLDRGTSYVSNKSTSQHPYLMPMTKPHTKLLLRLVVTSKKRATNRLHVLISDTEQYNLPICEINPNRSLLSTLHSFMTEIFGNDVAQHKPHGLLSIEFSAGQGGDGLCLTLLVSFKLPLEDVPIIGKYIWHELSENVAEALATRLPRNMTVPLKVVR, translated from the exons atGTCAGATTTTATAGAGAATCAAGTTCAATTACTGCTTGCCGGACAAGCATTAGAAAATGATGACATATGTAATGTACATACCCTGGCAAGTGACACAATAGGTATGTCAAATCATCTATATG gTGCAAAATCAGGTCAACTAACAGGACATGTTCCCATTTGCTCGAAAACAGTGACATACATAGTTGCTGCTGTTGTTATAAATGATCAAGGTGAAGTATTAATGATGCAAGAAGCAAAAGCTTCTTGTACTGGAAAGTGGTACATACCAGCTGGTAGAgtagagaaaaatgaaaatctgATAAATGCTGTGAAAAGGGAAGTCTTAGAAGAGACAGGTCTAGTAATAGCGCCAACAACTCTAATATTGGTAGAATGTGCAAATGGTACATGGTTTCGCTTTGTATTTACTGGAGATATAGTTGGTGGTGTTCTAAAAACACCTGATCAGGCAAATGAGGAATCCTTACAAGCATGTTGGAtacgaaatataaatgatttgcCACTAAGATccaatgatattatatatctccTAGACAGAGGCACAAGTTATGTTTCAAATAAGTCTACTTCTCAACATCCTTATTTAATGCCTATGACCAAACCACATACAAAACTATTGCTGAGATTAGTAGTCACATCCAAAAAAAGAGCAAC gAACAGATTACATGTGCTTATATCTGATACTGAACAATATAATCTACcaatttgtgaaattaatcCAAATCGTAGTTTACTGTCTACTTTACATAGCTTTATGACA gaaatattTGGAAACGATGTAGCACAACATAAACCACATGGTTTATTGTCTATAGAATTTAGTGCTGGACAAGGAGGAGACGGTCTATGCTTGACATTATTGGTGTCCTTCAAATTGCCTTTGGAAGATGTGCCtataattggaaaatatatttggcatGAGCTTTCTGAAAATGTAGCAGAAGCTCTTGCAACACGTCTGCCGCGAAACATGACTGTCCCTTTAAAAGTCGTACGTTAA
- the LOC126849781 gene encoding zinc finger protein 32-like isoform X3, translating to MLNINTASYLNFGSKHSYRMRCLRKMKFMINRLCSRQKQDTGSLPYMKDYAQNSIFYQVNQEDGNNQIQTNQCHQGTNSVIIVQENKQSQLSQDLQNIGNINQTFTAQPPIIVKNNRLGRPSKSSMESTMGKKTKCQCEICFKEFGHKSNLFIHMRTHNGERPYKCNQCEKCFTHSGNLAIHMRTHSGERPYGCQICGKMFSHSGNLSTHLRTHSGVKPYKCSVCGKEFRHSGNLSIHERIHSGIKPFQCKICGKEFYHSGNLTTHMKKHPVNTNTNAIDCENDQKHILHSEIDANNTASSNYFNNVSLMLNDDIKSIHNTNNMVPIKNESTDDTVLNTVG from the exons ATGTTGAATATAAACACCGCCAGTTATCTCAATTTTGGGAGCAAGCACAGTTATCGAATGAGATGTCtgcgaaaaatgaaattcatGATCAACAGGCTATGTTCCAGGCAGAAGCAA GATACAGGGAGTTTACCGTATATGAAGGATTATGCACAAAATAGTATATTCTATCAAGTTAATCAAGAAGATGGCAACAATCAAATACAGACAAATCAATGCCATCAAGGTACAAACAGTGTTATCATAGTACAAGAGAATAAACAATCACAGCTATCACAAGATCTGCAAAATAtaggaaatattaatcaaacttTCACAGCACAACCACCAATCATTGTAAAAAACAATCGTCTTGGGAGACCATCAAAAAGTTCTATGGAGTCTACTAtgggaaaaaaaacaaaatgtcaaTGTGAGATTTGCTTTAAAGAGTTTGGACACAagagcaatttatttatacatatgagaACTCATAATGGAGAACGGccatataaatgtaatcaatGTGAAAAGTGTTTTACGCATAGTGGAAATTTGGCTATTCATATGAGAACACATTCTGGTGAACGACCATATGGTTGCCAGATATGTGGAAAAATGTTTAGTCATAGTGGCAATCTCTCTACTCATTTGAGAACTCATTCAGGTGTGAAACCTTACAAATGTAGCGTGTGTGGTAAAGAGTTTAGGCATAGTGGCAACTTATCAATACATGAGAGGATACATTCCGGAATTAAACCATTTCAATGTAAAATCTGTGGGAAGGAATTTTATCATAGCGGTAATTTGACAACTCATATGAAGAAACATCCTGTAAATACAAACACAAATGCAATCGACTGTGAAAATGATCAAAAGCATATATTACATTCTGAGATAGATGCTAACAATACTGcttcttcaaattattttaataatgtatcttTAATGCTCAATGATGACATTAAATCTAtacataatactaataatatggttcctataaaaaatgaaagtacAGATGATACTGTATTAAACACTGTAGGATGA